One stretch of Rhodopirellula islandica DNA includes these proteins:
- a CDS encoding oxidoreductase family protein produces MTLPPESAAWLQDISGASSIDEVQHVQTLWSGYGQILRVKLKQPTWPDSDSSTSTSRATSVIVKQISPPSSTEPGGAHPRGWNTSQSHRRKLRSYEVESAFYAHHASHCDESCRVAKCLAQAELPAGQIIVLEDLDQAGYPIRHRSLNAVGVNQGLRWLAHFHARFLHRRDQANQWNDLWPIGTYWHLATRPDEFETMPEGALKQAAAAIDACLNDCEFQTLVHGDAKVANLCFAAGHDQSPAMVDFQYVGRGCGMKDVAYFLSSCVSQSECERNESRYLATYFDSLRDAMSTHGTERIEFTALENSWRKLYPIAWADFVRFLEGWCPGHTKLTGYSHRMTNLALEHLGREHTPSPND; encoded by the coding sequence TTGACTTTGCCCCCCGAATCGGCCGCTTGGCTGCAAGACATCTCAGGAGCCTCGTCCATCGACGAAGTTCAGCATGTTCAAACGCTCTGGAGCGGCTATGGACAAATCCTGCGAGTCAAACTGAAGCAACCAACCTGGCCCGATTCAGACTCCTCGACGAGCACATCCCGGGCAACCAGTGTCATCGTCAAACAAATCTCGCCGCCCAGCTCCACCGAGCCGGGTGGCGCTCACCCGCGTGGCTGGAACACATCGCAGTCTCACCGTCGCAAACTCCGATCGTACGAAGTCGAGTCGGCGTTCTACGCTCACCACGCCAGCCACTGCGACGAGTCCTGCCGAGTCGCAAAGTGCCTGGCCCAAGCCGAGTTGCCCGCGGGCCAGATCATCGTTCTCGAAGACCTGGACCAAGCGGGCTATCCGATCCGCCATCGCAGCCTCAACGCCGTTGGCGTGAACCAAGGGTTGCGATGGCTCGCACACTTCCACGCTCGATTCCTGCACCGCCGGGACCAAGCGAACCAGTGGAACGACCTGTGGCCGATCGGAACCTACTGGCACCTGGCGACGCGGCCTGACGAATTCGAAACGATGCCGGAAGGGGCATTGAAACAGGCCGCCGCGGCGATCGACGCGTGCCTCAACGATTGCGAGTTTCAAACGCTGGTGCACGGCGATGCGAAAGTGGCCAACCTGTGCTTTGCCGCTGGTCATGACCAATCCCCTGCGATGGTCGACTTCCAATACGTCGGTCGCGGCTGCGGCATGAAGGACGTCGCTTATTTCCTGAGCAGCTGCGTCAGCCAATCCGAATGCGAGCGAAATGAATCTCGCTACCTCGCGACCTACTTCGATTCCCTGCGGGACGCAATGTCAACTCACGGCACCGAACGAATCGAATTCACTGCGTTAGAAAATTCATGGCGTAAACTGTACCCGATCGCCTGGGCCGACTTTGTTCGGTTCCTGGAAGGCTGGTGCCCCGGTCACACGAAACTCACCGGGTACTCCCATCGCATGACCAACCTGGCGTTGGAACACCTTGGCCGCGAGCACACGCCTTCACCGAACGATTAA
- a CDS encoding ATP-grasp domain-containing protein yields MSRANVLVLGGRDATSGASRSQPLGRAATLGWHLQELQAAASRRSIRLHFADYETLRSRLHCADDTAPTPTGSTAWCQLHDGTDSRERSLADFEAILTRTMPAGSMEQITFRLAVLHDFVRGRSGVCRTALVNPPSALEFAIDKYATLARVQSLGVPTPPTQVVQSRSAAMEAFENLGGDVVIKPIFGGEGRGVMRVRDAELAWTAFSTLAQVNAVLYVQQFVPPGGVDLRVLVIGDHSHAIRRRNASDFRTNVRGGGQSELVPMEATWDRLARQVSDDFGLKFAAIDWLETETGELQLIEVNGIPGWKGAQRVVQESIADQILEVLVNENE; encoded by the coding sequence ATGAGTCGAGCGAATGTGCTGGTTCTTGGCGGGCGTGATGCGACGTCCGGGGCATCCCGGTCTCAGCCTCTTGGCCGTGCTGCCACACTGGGTTGGCACCTGCAGGAGTTGCAGGCAGCAGCCTCGCGTCGCTCGATTCGATTGCACTTTGCGGACTACGAAACATTGAGGAGCCGTCTGCACTGCGCGGACGACACGGCGCCCACTCCAACGGGCTCAACGGCATGGTGTCAGCTGCACGACGGGACGGATTCCCGCGAGCGATCGCTGGCGGATTTCGAGGCGATCCTGACCCGCACCATGCCAGCGGGTTCAATGGAACAGATCACGTTCCGGCTAGCGGTTCTGCATGATTTCGTGCGTGGGCGAAGCGGCGTCTGCCGGACTGCCTTGGTCAATCCGCCCAGTGCGTTGGAGTTTGCAATTGATAAGTATGCGACCTTGGCTCGTGTGCAATCTCTTGGTGTTCCCACCCCGCCCACGCAGGTCGTGCAATCGCGATCGGCGGCGATGGAGGCTTTTGAAAACCTGGGTGGCGACGTGGTGATCAAGCCGATCTTTGGGGGCGAAGGTCGCGGGGTGATGCGTGTTCGCGATGCCGAGTTGGCTTGGACGGCGTTCTCAACACTCGCTCAAGTGAACGCGGTCCTGTATGTCCAGCAGTTCGTGCCGCCAGGTGGGGTGGATTTGCGAGTCTTGGTCATTGGCGATCACTCGCATGCAATCCGGCGTCGCAATGCATCCGATTTCCGGACCAACGTTCGTGGTGGCGGGCAGAGCGAACTTGTGCCGATGGAAGCGACTTGGGATCGATTGGCTCGTCAGGTCAGTGACGACTTTGGATTGAAGTTCGCTGCGATTGACTGGTTGGAAACAGAAACCGGGGAGCTTCAATTGATCGAAGTCAACGGTATCCCAGGTTGGAAGGGGGCTCAGCGGGTCGTGCAGGAATCGATCGCGGATCAAATTCTCGAAGTCTTGGTGAATGAAAATGAGTGA
- the mch gene encoding methenyltetrahydromethanopterin cyclohydrolase → MNSARSNDPSHSVSDPGLCRMAHGCFESLWDSALELNCEASVIAGARVLDAGVDCRGSLAAGLGLARLCLGDLATVSYSPTSPQDLVGLAVSIQTDHPVRACLGGQYAGWPVSVGDYFAMASGPMRSLRGKEAMLEQLQLSRPATGDDFAVGVLESGTLPGEDVIQAMADECGVDSSRLCLAVAPSTSIAGSAQVVSRSVETALHKLHALEFDVARVMSAHGDAPLPPPAKLGDTVGGIGRTNDAMLYGARVTLWIDAEDDLIESVAAKIPSESSEDHGQPFAKTFQRYDYDFYRVDPMLFSPAVVTIHSLQTGKSWRHGQLNNRVLRESFGL, encoded by the coding sequence ATGAATTCCGCTCGTTCCAATGATCCGTCCCATTCCGTATCCGATCCTGGGCTGTGCCGGATGGCTCACGGGTGTTTTGAGTCTCTCTGGGATTCCGCCTTGGAACTGAATTGCGAGGCGTCTGTGATCGCAGGGGCCCGCGTGTTGGACGCTGGGGTCGATTGCCGTGGCTCTTTGGCGGCTGGCCTGGGGCTGGCTCGGCTCTGCTTGGGTGATCTGGCGACGGTTTCCTATTCGCCCACGTCGCCCCAGGACCTGGTTGGGCTGGCTGTTTCGATTCAAACGGATCATCCGGTTCGGGCCTGCTTGGGCGGTCAGTACGCAGGGTGGCCCGTTTCAGTCGGCGACTACTTCGCGATGGCGAGTGGTCCGATGCGTTCGCTTCGCGGGAAAGAGGCGATGTTGGAGCAGCTTCAGTTGTCGCGGCCGGCAACCGGGGACGACTTTGCCGTGGGTGTTCTTGAATCAGGGACGCTGCCGGGGGAGGACGTGATTCAGGCGATGGCGGATGAATGTGGCGTGGATTCCAGTCGTCTCTGTTTGGCGGTTGCTCCGAGCACCAGCATCGCTGGCAGTGCTCAAGTGGTGTCGCGAAGCGTCGAGACGGCGTTGCACAAATTGCACGCCTTGGAATTCGACGTCGCCCGTGTGATGTCGGCTCATGGCGATGCGCCCCTGCCGCCTCCAGCAAAGCTCGGTGACACGGTGGGTGGCATTGGGCGAACCAACGATGCAATGTTGTACGGGGCCCGCGTGACGCTTTGGATCGATGCCGAGGACGATCTGATCGAGAGCGTGGCCGCGAAAATTCCTAGCGAATCCTCCGAGGATCATGGGCAGCCGTTCGCGAAAACCTTTCAGCGATACGACTACGATTTTTATCGCGTCGATCCGATGCTGTTCAGCCCCGCGGTGGTCACCATTCACTCGTTGCAAACGGGAAAATCGTGGCGTCATGGACAGCTGAACAATCGCGTTTTGCGAGAATCATTCGGGCTATGA
- a CDS encoding sulfatase, whose protein sequence is MLTRSLLPIAALSLLVATMPRLANAEEKSPPNVVFFLVDDLGYMDIGANNPDTFYETPNIDRLSQSGMRFTDGYAANPVCSPTRYSILAGKYPSRVDATNFFTGTRPGKFHPAPLNNRMPLEEVTLAESLKSNGYATFFAGKWHLGPSEEYWPEHQGFDVNQGGHNAGGPYSGKRYFSPFENPRLEDNTTGEHLPDRLAKEASKFIEQHQDEPFLTYLSFYSVHTPLMAPPELVKKYKAKAERLGLTEQEAFGEEEKLWGKPEWKGRPVRQLQSHATYAAMVEAMDQAVGRVLQQIDDLGLTEETIVILTSDNGGLSTSEGWPTSNLPLRGGKGWVYEGGIREAFMIRAPGITKPGTTSNEPVCSIDFYPTILDLCGQTAPQQQQLDGVSLKPLLRGAESLDRQALYWHYPHYSNQGSFPGGAIREGDWKLIERYEDGRVHLYNLKDDIGELNDLAEQHPQRVNAMRDQLHRWYKEVDAKFLQPKDGQQPWQPFQD, encoded by the coding sequence ATGTTGACCCGATCCCTCCTTCCCATCGCCGCGCTGTCGCTGCTCGTCGCGACAATGCCGCGACTCGCCAATGCCGAAGAAAAATCGCCGCCCAACGTTGTCTTCTTTTTGGTCGACGACCTCGGCTACATGGACATCGGCGCCAACAACCCCGACACGTTTTACGAAACGCCCAACATCGACCGACTGTCGCAATCGGGAATGCGATTCACCGATGGCTACGCGGCCAACCCGGTCTGCAGTCCGACCCGGTACAGCATCCTCGCGGGCAAGTACCCGTCTCGCGTTGACGCGACCAACTTCTTCACCGGCACCCGTCCAGGCAAGTTTCATCCCGCGCCGCTGAACAACCGGATGCCCTTGGAAGAAGTCACCTTGGCCGAGTCCCTGAAGTCGAACGGCTACGCCACCTTCTTCGCTGGCAAATGGCACCTTGGCCCGTCCGAGGAATACTGGCCAGAACACCAAGGGTTTGACGTCAACCAAGGCGGCCACAACGCAGGCGGCCCCTACAGCGGCAAGCGATACTTCTCGCCGTTTGAGAACCCTCGCTTGGAAGACAACACGACCGGGGAACACCTTCCCGATCGGCTCGCCAAAGAAGCTTCCAAGTTCATCGAACAACACCAAGACGAACCGTTTCTCACCTACCTGTCGTTTTACAGCGTCCACACGCCGCTGATGGCACCACCCGAACTGGTCAAGAAATACAAAGCCAAGGCCGAACGCCTCGGGCTGACCGAACAAGAGGCCTTTGGCGAAGAAGAAAAGCTGTGGGGCAAACCCGAGTGGAAGGGACGCCCCGTCCGACAACTCCAAAGCCACGCCACGTACGCCGCCATGGTGGAAGCGATGGATCAAGCCGTCGGCCGCGTCCTCCAGCAGATCGACGACCTCGGCCTCACCGAAGAAACCATCGTGATCCTGACCTCCGACAACGGTGGACTGAGCACATCCGAAGGCTGGCCAACCTCCAACCTTCCCCTCCGAGGCGGCAAGGGCTGGGTCTACGAAGGCGGGATCCGTGAGGCGTTCATGATTCGCGCCCCAGGAATCACGAAGCCAGGAACGACCAGCAATGAACCTGTTTGCAGCATCGACTTCTATCCCACGATCCTGGACCTCTGCGGGCAAACCGCCCCTCAGCAACAACAACTCGATGGTGTCTCACTCAAACCGCTCCTTCGCGGCGCTGAATCCCTGGACCGGCAAGCTCTCTACTGGCACTACCCTCACTACAGCAACCAAGGCAGCTTCCCCGGCGGAGCCATTCGCGAAGGCGATTGGAAACTGATTGAACGCTACGAAGACGGACGAGTCCACCTCTACAACCTGAAGGACGACATCGGCGAACTGAACGATCTCGCTGAACAACACCCTCAAAGAGTGAACGCGATGCGAGACCAACTTCATCGCTGGTACAAAGAGGTGGACGCAAAATTCCTGCAGCCCAAAGATGGCCAGCAACCCTGGCAGCCCTTCCAAGACTGA
- a CDS encoding peroxiredoxin family protein, with protein MLPKSTLPAMTLVAALATGVFCCELANATDATPNRQRAEPEVGRMAKEFRLEAVAGKRSGEVSLSDVTGEAPVVVVVLRGFPGSQCPACAGQVADLVKHARHFRQRNIEVLLIYPGPAAELKARAEDFLQDSKLPAPFTMLLDPDHSFTQAYGLRWNAPRETAYPTTIVIGKDGKIDFVNISRTHRGRTTATTVLDQF; from the coding sequence ATGCTCCCCAAGTCCACCTTGCCAGCCATGACGCTCGTTGCTGCGCTTGCCACCGGCGTTTTCTGTTGCGAATTGGCAAACGCCACCGACGCCACCCCGAACAGGCAGAGAGCCGAGCCAGAAGTCGGACGAATGGCCAAGGAATTTCGACTCGAGGCGGTGGCTGGCAAACGTTCGGGCGAGGTCAGCCTGAGCGATGTCACGGGCGAAGCCCCCGTGGTGGTCGTTGTTCTGCGAGGTTTTCCGGGCAGTCAGTGTCCCGCCTGTGCCGGGCAAGTCGCTGACCTGGTCAAACATGCCCGCCACTTCCGCCAACGAAACATCGAAGTCCTGCTGATCTACCCCGGCCCCGCCGCGGAACTCAAGGCCAGGGCGGAAGACTTCCTCCAAGACTCCAAGTTGCCCGCCCCCTTCACAATGCTCTTGGACCCAGACCACTCCTTCACCCAGGCCTACGGACTTCGTTGGAACGCTCCTCGAGAAACGGCCTACCCGACCACCATCGTGATCGGCAAAGATGGCAAAATTGATTTCGTGAACATCAGCCGCACTCACCGAGGTCGCACCACGGCGACCACTGTCTTGGATCAATTTTGA